In Candidatus Abyssobacteria bacterium SURF_5, the sequence TGCACCTGCGGTCGATTATGCGACTCGTGTTTGAGCAGGCAAGAACTTGCCAACCTTCTCCTAATCTTGCAGGGCCAGACGCCACTGCTCGCTTCGGTCGGATTTGACAAACCGGCCGGAGTGTGCTATTCTATCATCCAGAGTAAGGCTCTTATAAGCAAAAACGAATAGCATTCGGTTTAGGTCCGTGAGAGTTTTGATGCGCTCTTGCGGGCCTTTTTTGTTTCTCTGAACCCTATTCAATCCACGAAAAGGAGGTGGAACAGCATGGCAGAAGGAACCGTAAAGTGGTTTAACGACCGCAAGGGTTTTGGGTTTATTACTCAGGACAATGGCCCGGATGTCTTTGTGCACCATGAGGCGATTAAAGGAAACGGCTTCAAATCACTCGCAGAGAACGACCGCGTCCGTTTTGACACCGTGAAAAGCCCGAAAGGCCTGAAAGCAGAAAACGTCGAGAAACTGTAACCCGCACGTATTTATTCTGCACATAGACCCCGCATCGAGCGATTGA encodes:
- a CDS encoding cold-shock protein; its protein translation is MAEGTVKWFNDRKGFGFITQDNGPDVFVHHEAIKGNGFKSLAENDRVRFDTVKSPKGLKAENVEKL